Proteins encoded by one window of Bauldia sp.:
- a CDS encoding cupin domain-containing protein → MTIGFATRGIAEAPDVMAPDGSEVRLLATAARGSMAHFRLPAGATSKAVRHRSVEELWFFTAGKGLMWRKLGEDEATIAVAAGISISIPTGAAFQFRAAGEAPLDAVAVTMPPWPGMDEAEPAEGIWEATV, encoded by the coding sequence ATGACAATCGGCTTCGCCACCCGAGGCATCGCCGAGGCGCCGGACGTGATGGCGCCCGACGGTTCCGAGGTGCGCCTGCTCGCCACCGCGGCGCGCGGCAGCATGGCGCATTTCCGGCTTCCGGCGGGCGCGACGTCGAAGGCGGTGCGTCACCGCAGCGTCGAGGAGCTCTGGTTCTTCACCGCAGGCAAGGGCCTCATGTGGCGAAAGCTGGGCGAGGACGAAGCGACCATCGCGGTGGCCGCCGGCATCTCGATCTCGATCCCCACCGGCGCCGCATTCCAGTTCCGCGCTGCGGGCGAGGCGCCACTCGATGCGGTGGCGGTAACCATGCCGCCGTGGCCGGGCATGGATGAAGCCGAACCGGCAGAGGGGATTTGGGAGGCGACGGTTTAG
- a CDS encoding type III PLP-dependent enzyme, translating into MTDRIREFLRDRRPEGPCLVVDLEVVRDNYAAFARAMPDSRVYYAVKANPAPEVLKLLASLGSSFDCASVNEIDMALAAGATPDRISFGNTIKKERDVAAAFARGIRLFAVDCVEEVEKISRAAPGSRVFCRILCAGDGAEWPLSRKFGCEPELAIGVLEHAFRLGLDAYGISFHVGSQQPNTAAWDNALKATAEVFRTLSDRGIQLRMVNLGGGFPAKYLKKVPRVLQYGRAISTALRKHFGNRIPETIIEPGRGMVGDAGVIKAEVVLISKKSKAEGEPRWVYLDIGKFGGLAETMDEAIRYPIRTAHDRDAKAPCIIAGPTCDSVDVLYEKVPYDLPVSLSIGDEVLIEGTGAYTTTYSAVAFNGFEPLKSYVI; encoded by the coding sequence ATGACTGACCGCATCCGCGAATTCCTCCGCGACCGACGTCCCGAGGGCCCTTGCCTGGTGGTCGACCTTGAGGTCGTCCGCGACAACTATGCCGCCTTCGCCCGCGCGATGCCGGACAGCCGTGTCTACTACGCCGTCAAGGCCAACCCCGCTCCGGAAGTCCTGAAGCTTCTGGCTTCGCTGGGCTCGTCGTTCGATTGCGCCTCGGTCAACGAGATCGACATGGCGCTCGCCGCCGGCGCGACCCCGGACCGCATCTCCTTCGGCAACACGATCAAGAAAGAGCGCGACGTCGCGGCGGCCTTCGCCCGTGGCATCCGCCTCTTCGCGGTCGATTGCGTCGAGGAGGTCGAGAAGATTTCCCGCGCCGCCCCCGGCTCCAGGGTTTTCTGCCGCATCCTCTGCGCCGGCGACGGTGCCGAGTGGCCGCTGTCGCGCAAGTTCGGCTGCGAGCCCGAGCTCGCGATCGGCGTGCTGGAGCACGCCTTCCGCCTCGGCCTCGATGCCTACGGCATCTCCTTCCACGTCGGCTCGCAGCAGCCGAACACCGCCGCCTGGGACAACGCCCTGAAGGCGACCGCCGAGGTATTCCGCACGCTCTCCGATCGCGGCATCCAGCTCCGCATGGTCAACCTCGGCGGCGGCTTCCCGGCGAAGTACCTGAAGAAGGTGCCGCGGGTGTTGCAGTACGGCCGCGCCATCTCGACCGCGCTCCGCAAGCATTTCGGCAACCGCATTCCCGAGACCATCATCGAGCCCGGCCGCGGCATGGTCGGCGACGCCGGCGTCATCAAGGCCGAGGTCGTGCTCATCTCGAAGAAGTCGAAGGCCGAAGGCGAGCCGCGCTGGGTCTACCTCGACATCGGCAAGTTCGGCGGGCTCGCCGAGACGATGGACGAGGCGATCCGCTACCCGATCCGGACCGCGCATGACCGCGACGCCAAGGCGCCGTGCATCATCGCCGGCCCCACCTGCGACTCCGTCGACGTGCTCTACGAGAAGGTCCCCTACGACCTGCCAGTATCGCTGTCGATCGGCGACGAGGTCCTGATCGAGGGCACCGGCGCCTACACGACGACGTACTCGGCCGTTGCCTTCAACGGCTTCGAGCCCCTCAAGTCTTACGTCATCTAG
- a CDS encoding N-acetyltransferase: MIHFATEAPAEAGAREALLDRVMGRARFLKPSEKLRAGRTPARGLALVAREDDGRLVGSVRLWNVDAGGRPALLLGPLAVDQTAQGEGVGAGLMRLAIARAGMIGHRAIVLVGAPEYYARFGFTADKTSGLLMPGPVDRLRFLSLELDDGALDGAEGRISATGAMAPTAMAA; encoded by the coding sequence ATGATCCACTTCGCCACCGAGGCGCCGGCGGAAGCCGGCGCCCGGGAAGCCTTGCTCGACCGCGTCATGGGTCGCGCCCGCTTCCTCAAGCCATCGGAGAAACTCCGCGCCGGCCGCACGCCCGCGCGCGGGCTGGCGCTCGTTGCCCGCGAGGATGACGGCCGCCTCGTCGGTTCGGTACGCCTCTGGAACGTCGATGCCGGCGGGCGCCCTGCCCTGCTGCTCGGGCCGCTCGCGGTCGACCAGACGGCGCAGGGCGAAGGCGTCGGCGCCGGCCTCATGCGGCTCGCCATCGCGCGCGCCGGCATGATCGGCCACAGGGCCATCGTCCTGGTCGGCGCCCCCGAGTACTACGCGCGCTTCGGCTTCACCGCCGACAAGACCAGCGGGCTGCTGATGCCCGGTCCCGTCGACCGCCTCCGCTTCCTCAGCCTAGAGCTGGACGACGGCGCACTGGACGGCGCCGAGGGTCGCATCTCCGCCACCGGCGCGATGGCGCCCACCGCAATGGCGGCCTGA
- a CDS encoding outer membrane beta-barrel protein, with protein MTFGRVTILAAAIAVTLPGAAMAQSPHNWSGYYVGAVAGYGWSQSTSGPTRMYENFDGTDEDVINSPIPPFSFSGSGLIGGAEAGYNWQTGGLVMGVVGDIAAANIRGTYMDDSALFSVDSTINWLSTARFNIGVPMGNVLFYGTGGLAVGGVTNGLHDYYGDDVVNTSDKTTNVGWTAGGGVAAAITNNWIIKAEFLYVDLGTKNVSFSEPDAPDPGFGLITSSAKTTASILRVGIDYKF; from the coding sequence ATGACATTCGGTAGAGTAACGATTTTGGCGGCAGCGATTGCCGTTACATTGCCTGGCGCCGCGATGGCGCAGAGCCCCCATAACTGGTCGGGCTATTACGTTGGCGCGGTGGCCGGCTATGGCTGGAGTCAGAGCACGAGCGGCCCGACGCGCATGTATGAAAACTTCGACGGGACAGATGAAGACGTCATCAACTCGCCCATTCCGCCTTTCAGCTTTTCGGGTTCAGGCCTGATCGGCGGCGCCGAGGCCGGCTACAACTGGCAGACGGGCGGCCTGGTCATGGGCGTCGTCGGTGACATCGCGGCAGCGAATATCCGCGGCACCTACATGGACGACAGCGCGCTCTTCTCGGTCGACTCGACGATCAACTGGCTGTCGACCGCGCGCTTCAACATCGGCGTGCCGATGGGCAATGTCCTTTTTTACGGCACCGGTGGTCTCGCCGTCGGTGGCGTGACAAACGGCCTCCACGACTATTACGGCGACGACGTAGTGAACACGTCGGATAAGACCACGAACGTCGGCTGGACGGCCGGCGGCGGTGTCGCCGCGGCGATCACGAACAACTGGATCATCAAGGCCGAGTTTCTCTACGTCGACCTAGGCACGAAGAACGTATCGTTCTCGGAGCCGGATGCCCCCGATCCCGGCTTCGGGTTGATCACCAGCAGCGCCAAGACTACGGCGAGCATCCTTCGCGTCGGCATCGACTACAAGTTCTAG
- a CDS encoding NAD-dependent epimerase/dehydratase family protein yields the protein MALSILFIGGTGQISLPCVNEAVASGHKVTVLNRGKTDVGLPNGVETIVGDMHGAAYGNLADKHFDVVAQFRLYTADEMKRDIQTFTGKTGQYVFISSASAYQKPAKHYIITEKTPLENPYWEYSRNKIACEKLLRDQGKLPFTIVRPSHTVRTGMPTQIGDADAGIRRMLAGRPLIIAGDGTSLWTLTRAVDFAVPFVKLFGNPKAINDDFQITSDRGFTWDQIHDAIGRAFGVKAIHCHVPTDTLVRYHKAWEGPLTGDKSWSALFDNSKVKGVAGPFNASTDLDKILEESVVHAKARLKTPAPAESAEETLMDRIIAEQSALGRG from the coding sequence ATGGCACTCAGCATCCTGTTCATCGGCGGCACCGGGCAGATTTCGCTGCCGTGCGTCAACGAGGCGGTGGCCTCCGGCCACAAGGTGACCGTGCTGAACCGCGGCAAGACCGACGTCGGCCTGCCGAACGGCGTCGAGACGATCGTCGGCGACATGCATGGAGCCGCTTACGGCAACCTGGCCGACAAGCATTTCGACGTCGTCGCGCAGTTCCGCCTCTACACGGCGGACGAGATGAAGCGCGACATCCAGACGTTCACCGGCAAGACCGGGCAGTACGTCTTCATCTCGTCGGCCTCGGCGTATCAGAAGCCGGCGAAGCACTACATCATCACCGAGAAGACGCCGCTCGAAAATCCGTACTGGGAATACAGCCGCAACAAGATCGCCTGCGAAAAGCTGCTGCGCGACCAGGGCAAGCTGCCGTTCACCATCGTGCGCCCGAGCCACACGGTGCGCACCGGCATGCCGACGCAGATCGGCGACGCCGACGCCGGCATCCGGCGCATGCTCGCCGGTCGCCCGCTGATCATCGCCGGCGACGGCACCTCGCTCTGGACGCTGACGCGCGCGGTGGATTTCGCCGTGCCGTTCGTGAAGCTGTTCGGCAATCCGAAGGCGATCAACGACGATTTCCAGATCACGTCCGACCGCGGTTTCACCTGGGACCAGATCCACGACGCCATCGGCCGCGCCTTCGGCGTCAAGGCGATCCACTGCCACGTGCCGACCGACACGCTGGTGCGCTACCACAAGGCGTGGGAAGGCCCGCTCACCGGCGACAAGTCGTGGTCGGCGCTGTTCGATAATTCCAAGGTGAAGGGCGTCGCCGGTCCATTCAACGCGTCGACCGATCTCGACAAGATCCTCGAGGAGTCGGTGGTGCACGCGAAGGCGCGGCTGAAGACTCCGGCGCCGGCGGAGAGCGCGGAAGAGACGCTGATGGACCGGATCATCGCGGAGCAGTCGGCGCTCGGCCGCGGCTGA
- a CDS encoding M3 family metallopeptidase, whose product MTNPLTTEWTSPLGLPPFDQLKPEHYRPAFDAEMQAQLAAIDKVAADTSPATFDNTIVPLEKSGLGLDRVAAVFFHLASADTNDALQAVEREMAPLLARHGNTISLNTPLFRRIEQVWKDREKLNAEQKRVVERYHTNFVRSGAALDEAGKKRLSEITERLAEIGTQFGQNVLADESEFKLVLEGAADLAGLPESLIAAAAEAANERGLPGKHVITLSRSSIEPFLQFSTRRDLREKAFEAWIKRGEFGGKTDNRALISEMISLRAERAKLMGFESYAHFRLADTMAKTPEAVSRLLSSVWEPARKRVAAEEAALQTEVTAEGGNFKVAAWDWRHYAEKVRKRAYDFDEAELKPYLQLDKIIAAAFDVAHRLFGLSFEEATGPGLYNPDVRVWKVSRNGKPVGTFLGDYFARASKRSGAWMSALRDQQKLTGEVKPVIVNVMNFSKAPKGQPTLLSFDDARTLFHEFGHALHGLLSDVTYPLIAGTNVARDFVELPSQLYEHWLEVPEVLRAFAVHADTGKPMPESLLNKVLAARRFNQGFATVEYTSSAMVDLDLHLLPSAKDVDVIAFEKAALDKIGMPAAMVMRHRTPHFGHIFSGDGYASGYYSYLWSEVLDADAFEAFTETGDAFDPETGKKLHDYVYSAGYLRDPEEAYVGFRGRLPTSDALLRKRGLDGKPG is encoded by the coding sequence ATGACCAATCCGCTTACGACTGAATGGACGTCGCCGCTCGGCCTGCCGCCCTTCGACCAGTTGAAGCCGGAGCACTACCGCCCCGCGTTCGATGCGGAGATGCAGGCGCAGCTCGCGGCCATCGACAAGGTGGCCGCCGACACCTCCCCGGCGACGTTCGACAACACCATCGTGCCGCTGGAAAAATCCGGCCTTGGGCTCGACCGCGTTGCGGCGGTCTTCTTCCATCTCGCCTCGGCCGACACCAACGACGCCCTGCAGGCGGTGGAGCGCGAGATGGCGCCGCTCTTGGCGCGCCACGGCAACACGATATCGCTCAACACGCCGCTGTTCCGGCGCATCGAGCAGGTGTGGAAGGATCGCGAGAAGCTCAACGCCGAGCAGAAGCGCGTCGTCGAGCGCTACCACACGAATTTTGTCCGTTCCGGCGCGGCGCTCGACGAGGCCGGCAAGAAGCGCCTGTCGGAAATCACCGAGCGGCTCGCGGAGATCGGCACGCAGTTCGGCCAGAACGTGCTTGCCGACGAGTCCGAGTTCAAGCTGGTGCTGGAGGGCGCGGCCGATCTCGCCGGCCTGCCGGAGTCGCTCATCGCCGCGGCGGCGGAGGCGGCGAACGAGCGCGGCCTGCCGGGCAAGCACGTGATCACGCTGTCGCGCTCGTCGATCGAGCCGTTCCTGCAATTCTCGACGCGGCGCGATCTTCGCGAGAAGGCGTTCGAGGCGTGGATCAAGCGCGGCGAGTTCGGCGGCAAGACCGACAATCGCGCGCTCATCTCCGAGATGATTTCGCTGCGGGCCGAGCGCGCCAAGCTGATGGGCTTCGAAAGCTACGCGCACTTCCGCCTGGCCGACACGATGGCGAAGACGCCGGAGGCCGTGAGCCGACTGCTGAGTTCCGTCTGGGAGCCGGCGCGGAAGCGTGTCGCCGCCGAGGAGGCCGCGCTGCAGACCGAGGTCACCGCCGAGGGCGGCAACTTCAAAGTCGCGGCGTGGGACTGGCGGCACTATGCCGAGAAGGTGCGGAAGCGCGCCTACGATTTCGACGAGGCGGAGCTGAAGCCGTACCTGCAGCTCGACAAGATCATCGCCGCCGCCTTCGACGTGGCACACCGCCTGTTCGGCTTGTCGTTCGAGGAGGCGACCGGGCCCGGCCTCTACAATCCCGACGTTCGCGTCTGGAAGGTCAGCCGCAACGGTAAGCCGGTCGGCACGTTCCTCGGCGATTATTTCGCGCGCGCCTCGAAGCGTAGCGGCGCGTGGATGTCGGCGCTGCGCGATCAGCAGAAGCTCACCGGCGAGGTGAAGCCGGTGATCGTCAACGTCATGAATTTTTCCAAGGCGCCGAAGGGCCAACCGACGCTGCTGTCGTTCGACGACGCGCGGACGCTGTTCCACGAGTTCGGCCACGCGCTGCACGGCCTGCTTTCGGACGTGACCTACCCGCTGATCGCCGGCACCAACGTCGCGCGCGATTTCGTCGAGCTGCCGTCGCAGCTTTACGAGCACTGGCTCGAGGTGCCGGAGGTGCTGCGCGCCTTCGCCGTGCACGCCGACACCGGCAAGCCGATGCCGGAATCGCTGCTCAACAAGGTGCTCGCCGCGCGGCGCTTCAACCAGGGTTTTGCCACCGTCGAGTACACCTCGTCCGCGATGGTCGATCTCGACCTGCATCTCCTGCCGAGCGCGAAGGACGTCGACGTCATCGCCTTCGAAAAGGCGGCGCTCGACAAGATCGGCATGCCGGCGGCGATGGTCATGCGCCACCGCACGCCGCACTTCGGGCACATCTTCTCCGGCGACGGCTACGCGTCGGGCTACTACAGCTACCTGTGGTCCGAGGTGCTCGATGCCGACGCCTTCGAGGCATTCACCGAGACCGGCGATGCCTTCGATCCGGAGACCGGCAAGAAACTGCACGACTACGTCTACTCGGCCGGCTATCTCCGCGACCCCGAGGAAGCCTACGTCGGCTTCCGCGGGCGGCTGCCGACATCTGACGCATTGCTCAGGAAGCGCGGGCTGGACGGGAAGCCGGGGTAG
- a CDS encoding S41 family peptidase has product MTIRHAGRVAALLLIVPLWMAPAGAEVPKSGNNVVDAAVALIDKNLYSPAALPAFHDAATALIDDAKGARIATSAGIDALIASLHVSHSGRYTPDQVDYYDLSDVFRFNIRDLARKLYPPRGEVVYEGIGIASKVIDGHRFVTDVFDGMPAIKARIKAGDEILSADGKPFEEIGSFNHKTGQTVALEVRHTADAAPVTIPVSVEKTSPLATYMEAVRESARVIDQNGRKIGYVHLWTGAGDLTGVLNEVLATKLKDVDGMVVDMRSRWGGGPADGAETFVGGSADMTITENDGKTQYVNTRFHKPVVAIIDEGTRSSMEIMAYGLKKNGIALVGAPTAGDVLAARAFALPDDSLLELPVADVMVDGQRLEGSPVTPTVPVAFDVRYANGADPQMDAALVELGKKLAAAVN; this is encoded by the coding sequence ATGACAATCCGTCACGCGGGGCGCGTCGCCGCCCTGCTGCTCATCGTTCCGCTATGGATGGCGCCGGCCGGCGCCGAGGTGCCGAAATCCGGCAACAACGTCGTCGATGCGGCCGTGGCGCTGATCGACAAGAATCTGTACTCGCCGGCGGCGCTGCCGGCCTTCCACGACGCGGCTACCGCATTGATCGACGATGCCAAGGGCGCACGGATCGCCACCTCGGCCGGCATCGATGCGCTCATCGCCAGTCTGCACGTCTCCCACAGTGGCCGCTATACGCCGGACCAGGTCGATTACTACGACCTCTCCGACGTCTTTCGTTTCAACATCCGAGATCTCGCCCGGAAGCTTTATCCGCCGCGCGGCGAGGTGGTCTACGAGGGCATCGGCATCGCCTCGAAGGTGATCGACGGCCATCGCTTCGTCACGGATGTGTTCGACGGCATGCCGGCGATCAAGGCGCGCATCAAGGCTGGCGACGAAATTCTGTCGGCCGACGGCAAGCCGTTCGAGGAGATCGGTTCGTTCAACCACAAGACCGGGCAGACGGTGGCGCTCGAGGTCCGCCACACCGCCGACGCCGCGCCGGTGACAATTCCCGTCAGCGTCGAAAAGACATCGCCGCTCGCGACCTACATGGAGGCCGTGCGCGAGAGCGCACGCGTCATCGACCAGAACGGCCGCAAGATCGGTTATGTGCATCTATGGACCGGCGCCGGCGATCTCACCGGCGTGCTCAACGAGGTGCTGGCGACGAAACTGAAGGACGTTGACGGCATGGTCGTCGATATGCGCAGCCGCTGGGGCGGCGGTCCGGCCGATGGTGCTGAAACCTTCGTGGGCGGCAGCGCCGACATGACGATCACCGAAAACGACGGCAAGACGCAGTACGTCAACACGCGCTTCCACAAGCCGGTGGTGGCGATCATCGACGAGGGCACGCGCTCGTCGATGGAGATCATGGCGTACGGCCTGAAGAAGAACGGCATCGCGCTGGTCGGCGCGCCAACCGCCGGCGACGTGCTCGCCGCCCGCGCCTTCGCCCTGCCGGACGACTCGCTGCTCGAGCTGCCGGTGGCCGACGTGATGGTCGACGGCCAGCGCCTGGAGGGCAGTCCGGTAACGCCGACCGTCCCGGTCGCCTTCGACGTGCGCTACGCCAACGGCGCCGACCCGCAGATGGACGCGGCATTGGTGGAGTTGGGGAAGAAGCTGGCGGCGGCGGTGAACTGA
- a CDS encoding homospermidine synthase, with product MQWPVHGKIDGPIVMIGFGSIGRGVLPLLERHFEFDKKRMVVIDPNQDGTHILDNHGIRHLHKAVTRDNYRALLTQLLTAGGGTGFCVNLSVDTSSLDIMRLCREVGALYIDTVVEPWPGFYFDKSLGADARTNYALRQTVRTEKAANPGGPTAVSCCGANPGMVSWFVKQALVNLAKDIALAGFREPKANDREGWAKLAQSLGVKGIHIAERDTQRARNPKQMGVFVNTWSVEGFLSEGMQPAELGWGTHETWTPDNAGTLGPDASAIYLRQPGANTRVRSWCPTPGAQYGFLVTHNEAISISDYLTVRDGGKVAYRPTCHYAYHPANDAVLSLHELFGRAGVQQKQHHILSEDEIVDGIDELGVLLYGHKKNAYWYGSQLSIEETRRIASYQNATGLQVTSAVLAGMVWALENPQAGIVETDEMDYRRCLDVQLPYLGPVKGVYTDWTPLTDRPGFFPEDIDTADPWQFRNVLVR from the coding sequence ATGCAATGGCCCGTGCACGGCAAGATCGACGGCCCCATCGTGATGATCGGCTTCGGCTCGATCGGACGCGGCGTGCTGCCGCTGCTCGAGCGGCACTTCGAGTTCGACAAGAAGCGCATGGTCGTGATCGATCCCAACCAGGACGGCACGCACATCCTCGACAATCACGGCATCCGCCACCTGCACAAGGCGGTGACGCGCGACAACTATCGCGCCCTGCTGACGCAACTGCTGACCGCCGGCGGCGGCACCGGCTTCTGCGTCAATCTTTCGGTCGATACGTCGTCGCTCGACATCATGCGGCTCTGCCGCGAGGTCGGCGCGCTTTACATCGACACGGTCGTCGAGCCGTGGCCGGGCTTCTATTTCGACAAGTCGCTGGGCGCCGACGCGCGCACCAACTATGCGCTGCGCCAGACCGTGCGCACCGAGAAGGCGGCGAACCCCGGCGGGCCGACCGCGGTCTCCTGCTGCGGCGCCAATCCCGGCATGGTGTCGTGGTTCGTCAAGCAGGCGCTGGTCAATCTGGCCAAGGACATCGCACTCGCCGGCTTCAGGGAGCCGAAGGCGAACGATCGCGAGGGCTGGGCGAAGCTGGCGCAGTCACTTGGCGTCAAGGGCATCCACATCGCCGAGCGCGACACGCAGCGCGCCCGCAATCCGAAGCAGATGGGCGTGTTCGTCAACACCTGGTCGGTCGAGGGATTTCTGTCCGAGGGCATGCAGCCGGCGGAGCTCGGCTGGGGCACGCACGAGACGTGGACGCCCGACAACGCCGGCACGCTCGGCCCCGACGCCTCGGCGATATATCTCCGCCAGCCGGGTGCCAACACGCGCGTGCGCTCATGGTGCCCGACGCCGGGAGCGCAGTACGGCTTCCTCGTCACGCACAACGAGGCGATTTCCATCTCCGATTATCTGACGGTGCGCGACGGCGGCAAGGTCGCCTACCGGCCGACGTGCCACTACGCCTATCACCCGGCGAACGACGCCGTGCTGTCGCTGCACGAGCTGTTCGGCCGCGCCGGCGTGCAGCAGAAGCAGCATCATATTCTGAGCGAGGACGAGATCGTCGACGGCATCGACGAACTCGGCGTGCTGCTCTACGGCCACAAGAAGAACGCCTACTGGTACGGCTCGCAGCTTTCGATCGAGGAGACGCGGCGGATCGCGTCGTACCAGAACGCGACCGGCCTGCAGGTTACCTCCGCCGTGCTCGCCGGCATGGTGTGGGCGCTGGAAAATCCGCAAGCCGGAATCGTCGAGACGGACGAGATGGACTATCGCCGCTGCCTCGACGTGCAGTTGCCGTATCTCGGTCCGGTCAAGGGCGTCTATACCGACTGGACGCCACTGACCGACCGGCCGGGATTTTTCCCGGAGGACATCGACACCGCCGATCCCTGGCAGTTCCGCAACGTGCTGGTGCGCTAG
- a CDS encoding DUF2937 family protein — protein sequence MIMRTIALVLAIAGGIAASQVPEFAQQYRQRLGGAVDELGRVLDSFDQDAASTGTDRAGGLALMAKNGEPLVRAQAVTVAKAIIRYDRLVKQQAAFQASLPFERLTVFFQDFDRPLVESTLRDYEPAVPTTSEGFVFAVIGFFAIYGVLGILGVIFHPRRRRHRHRHPDPAPEQTA from the coding sequence ATGATCATGCGCACGATTGCCCTCGTCCTCGCGATCGCCGGCGGCATTGCCGCATCGCAGGTGCCCGAGTTCGCGCAGCAGTACCGCCAGCGCCTCGGCGGCGCCGTCGACGAGCTCGGCCGCGTGCTCGACAGCTTCGATCAGGATGCGGCATCCACCGGCACCGACCGTGCCGGCGGTCTGGCGCTGATGGCCAAGAACGGCGAGCCGCTGGTGCGCGCGCAGGCGGTGACCGTGGCCAAGGCGATCATCCGCTACGACCGCCTGGTGAAGCAGCAGGCGGCGTTCCAGGCGAGCCTGCCGTTCGAGCGGCTCACCGTCTTCTTCCAGGATTTCGACCGCCCGCTGGTTGAATCGACCTTGCGCGACTACGAGCCGGCAGTGCCGACGACGTCGGAAGGCTTCGTCTTCGCGGTCATCGGATTCTTCGCCATTTACGGCGTGCTCGGCATCCTCGGTGTCATATTTCACCCGCGCCGCCGCCGGCATCGCCACCGCCATCCCGACCCGGCTCCCGAGCAGACCGCCTAG
- a CDS encoding WD40 repeat domain-containing protein, with translation MPTIQEFPLGAFVVEAAFLGETPTFALGNGLVRRVKGNAAEPTPVHKGAILEAAVTGDGRLLTGGDDGAVGLTAADGTVETFSPPQKKWIDHVAAGPNGAIAYSAGKQAIIRTADGKERVFEEKRSVGGLAFAPKGLRIAIARYDGVTLRWGATENAVPVELGWKGAHLGVTFSPDGKYLVTSMQENALHGWRLTDGKDMRMTGYPAKPRSLSWSVKGRFLASSGAPAAILWPFHFKDGPMGRDPLQLGPREVGVTRVACHPREEILAIGYTDGQVSSVRFDDVRTTIYRRPSGSPVSSLAWDKDGARLIFGCEDGGSGIVTL, from the coding sequence ATGCCCACCATCCAGGAATTCCCGCTCGGCGCCTTCGTTGTCGAGGCCGCCTTCCTCGGCGAGACGCCGACCTTCGCGCTGGGCAACGGCCTGGTGCGGCGGGTCAAGGGCAATGCCGCCGAGCCGACGCCGGTCCACAAGGGCGCCATCCTGGAAGCCGCGGTCACCGGCGACGGCCGCCTGCTTACCGGCGGCGACGACGGCGCCGTCGGGCTGACCGCCGCGGACGGCACGGTCGAGACCTTCAGCCCACCGCAGAAGAAGTGGATCGACCACGTCGCCGCCGGGCCGAACGGCGCCATCGCCTACTCGGCCGGCAAGCAGGCGATCATCCGCACCGCCGACGGCAAGGAGCGCGTCTTCGAGGAGAAGCGCTCGGTCGGCGGTCTCGCCTTCGCGCCCAAGGGCCTGCGCATCGCGATCGCGCGCTACGACGGGGTGACGCTGCGCTGGGGCGCGACCGAGAACGCCGTGCCGGTCGAGCTTGGCTGGAAAGGCGCGCACCTCGGCGTCACCTTCTCGCCGGACGGAAAATATCTCGTCACCTCGATGCAGGAGAATGCGCTCCACGGCTGGCGCCTCACCGACGGCAAGGACATGCGCATGACCGGCTACCCGGCCAAGCCGCGCTCGCTGTCGTGGTCGGTCAAGGGCCGCTTCCTCGCCTCCAGCGGCGCGCCGGCTGCGATCCTATGGCCGTTCCATTTCAAGGACGGGCCGATGGGCCGCGATCCGCTGCAGCTCGGCCCGCGCGAGGTGGGCGTCACGCGCGTCGCCTGCCATCCGCGCGAGGAGATCCTCGCCATCGGCTACACCGACGGCCAGGTGTCGTCGGTGCGGTTCGACGACGTGCGCACCACGATCTACCGGCGCCCGTCGGGCAGCCCGGTGTCGTCGCTGGCGTGGGACAAGGACGGCGCGCGCCTCATCTTCGGTTGCGAGGATGGCGGCTCGGGCATTGTCACCCTCTAG